Proteins encoded together in one Venturia canescens isolate UGA chromosome 10, ASM1945775v1, whole genome shotgun sequence window:
- the LOC122417104 gene encoding discoidin domain-containing receptor 2-like, which produces MKTDHLPIFTGVCAQLIILGLVVRVEPLDIRSCNSVLGMESGRIPDTAISASSSYVTNVGPRYGRLRKETAGGAWCPKRQIESGVREWLQVDFGNPHVVTAVQTQGRYDHGRGQEYVEEYTIEYRRPGFEEWREYKRWDSRKIFVGNSDTSTVVSHELVPPIFANEIRVLPHSIHRRTVCLRIELRGCKDESGVANYTIPESPVEELGDVSYDGRRIDGVLTDGLGRLIDGETGADNYRLDIGYGRGTGWVAWMRDSFSDDWVDLIFEFYDVKIFDAVHIYTNNYFSRHVQVFSRAEVSFTEDNEFYEDDEPLSYSYIPDIVLENARNVSIALHGRRARTIKLRLYFANRWIMISEIIFETSNPYENTTVDSGAADTSNGRGPTNPQLDLNLQTITAREEDQEYVQVLIGVLTAITLLLLLVFVIILLLSRRHKLQSSPTVLKNPFGFAVNMKDILLNLTPSSMLNDNGRASPEPPEEDASIHESLTMEQFDSPLVGSPYKATYAAVVNSDPPKEVNTVEILEQEASPGRTDSRGVNYPVPGPASSSSSPACSPARHSQHYRTLQLHSNSSASRPSTTSISSNYQRDSVDPANSKRWHTAPKEKHKVPAPIVSWNIAPSMNKPYKCKEIEPTDIPRECLRTVEKLGSSHIGEAIICESVSLDEVVTGAGRLVVARIPSTNTERANSARTSETMREVRFLSCLSDPNIARILGICNATESSPCWTIMEYTELGDLAHYLQYSVPLTGTLRPTCNLKALSQNCLLYMGAQIASGMRFLESKNLVHKDLAARNCLVGRCYSVKVTDIAMCSDLYKKDYSDIGGRPPAPIRWLPWESVLLDRYTCASSVWSFAVTLWEVMCLAREKPFQHLTNEQVIQNAEVMYYGGELQVLLPKPTMCPDEVYRVMCSCWKRDETTRPSFKDIAAFMKKIIADYRPTA; this is translated from the exons GATCATGTAACTCGGTGCTTGGAATGGAGTCCGGAAGGATTCCGGACACGGCCATCAGCGCCTCATCCTCGTATGTGACGAACGTTGGTCCGCGATACGGACG TTTACGGAAAGAAACTGCCGGCGGTGCGTGGTGCCCGAAGCGGCAAATCGAAAGTGGAGTACGCGAGTGGCTCCAAGTCGATTTCGGCAACCCCCACGTCGTTACGGCCGTCCAAACGCAGGGTCGCTACGACCATGGACGTGGACAAGAATACGTCGAGGAATACACCATCGAATATCGGAGACCCGGCTTCGAGGAGTGGCGAGAATACAAACGCTGGGACAGCAGAAAG ATCTTCGTCGGTAACAGTGACACCTCTACAGTCGTTTCTCACGAGCTCGTGCCACCTATATTCGCCAATGAGATACGAGTTCTTCCGCACTCGATTCACAGACGTACAGTTTGCCTGAGGATCGAGCTCAGAGGCTGCAAAGACGAAA GCGGCGTCGCAAACTACACAATACCCGAATCACCGGTCGAAGAACTTGGCGACGTCTCCTACGACGGACGGAGAATCGATGGCGTCTTGACTGATGGACTCGGTCGCCTGATCGATGGCGAAACCGGTGCTGATAATTACAGACTCGACATTGGCTACGGACGAG gCACTGGATGGGTTGCCTGGATGAGGGACAGCTTCAGCGACGACTGGGTCGATCTCATCTTCGAATTTTACGACGTTAAGATCTTCGATGCCGTCCATATTTACACGAACAATTACTTCTCTCGTCACGTCCAG GTATTCTCCAGAGCAGAAGTCTCTTTCACGGAAGATAACGAATTTTATGAGGACGATGAACCACTCTCGTATTCCTACATACCTGACATTGTGCTCGAGAACGCTCGTAACGTTTCGATCGCTCTGCACGGACGTAGGGCGCGGACGATCAAGCTTCGCTTGTATTTCGCTAATCGATGGATCATGATAAGCGAGATCATCTTTGAAACGT CCAATCCGTATGAAAACACCACTGTGGATAGTGGAGCTGCGGACACTTCGAATGGACGAGGACCGACGAACCCACAATTGGATCTCAATTTGCAAACGA TAACGGCTCGTGAGGAAGATCAGGAGTACGTGCAAGTGCTAATAGGCGTATTAACGGCAATCACGCTTCTATTGTTACTCGTTTTCGTAATTATTTTGCTACTGAGCCGACGTCACAAGCTCCAGAGCTCGCCAACCGTATTAAAAAATCCATTCGGCTTCGCCGTTAACATGAAG GACATTCTTCTCAATCTCACGCCGAGCAGCATGCTCAACGACAATGGACGCGCCTCGCCCGAACCTCCCGAGGAAGATGCCAGTATCCACGAATCTTTGACGATGGAACAATTCGATTCACCGCTCGTTGGATCACCTTACAAAGCTACTTACGCAGCCGTCGTTAATTCTG ATCCACCAAAAGAAGTAAATACCGTTGAAATACTGGAGCAAGAGGCAAGTCCCGGACGAACGGATTCCAGAGGAGTTAATTATCCGGTTCCGGGACCGGCGAGCAGTTCTTCCTCACCGGCATGTTCACCAGCTCGACACTCCCAACATTACAGAACGCTTCAGCTCCATTCGAACAGCTCTGCGAGCAGACCTAGTACGACGTCAATCTCTTCGAATTATCAAAGAGACTCGGTCGATCCTGCTAACTCGAAACGATGGCACACTGCCCCCAAAGAAAAGCACAAG GTACCCGCACCGATCGTAAGCTGGAATATAGCCCCCAGCATGAACAAACCGTACAAGTGCAAGGAGATTGAACCCACAGATATTCCACGCGAATGTTTACGAACCGTGGAAAAACTCGGGTCGAGTCACATAGGCGAG GCAATAATATGCGAATCCGTATCACTGGACGAGGTGGTAACGGGCGCAGGCAGGCTCGTCGTGGCAAGAATCCCCTCGACGAATACAGAGCGTGCAAATTCTGCTCGTACGAGCGAAACGATGCGGGAGGTCCGGTTTCTTTCCTGCCTGAGTGATCCAAATATTGCGAGAATTTTGGGCATTTGTAATGCCACGGAGTCGTCACCTTGCTGGACTATTATGGAGTACACGGAGCTTGGAGATTTGGCACACTATTTGCAGTACAGCGTTCCCCTCACGGGAACACTGAGGCCAACTTGCAATCTCAAAGCCCTCAG tcaAAATTGCCTGTTGTATATGGGTGCGCAAATAGCATCGGGGATGAGATTTCTCGAATCGAAGAATCTCGTTCACAAGGATCTGGCAGCGAGAAATTGTCTCGTCGGACGTTGCTACAGCGTGAAAGTGACGGACATCGCAATGTGCAGCGACCTTTACAAGAAGGATTACAGTGACATAGGTGGCAGACCACCGGCGCCAATTAGATGGTTGCCGTGGGAAAGTGTACTTCTC GACAGGTACACATGCGCCAGTAGCGTTTGGTCTTTCGCTGTTACGCTCTGGGAAGTGATGTGTCTCGCACGTGAGAAGCCGTTCCAGCATCTTACGAACGAGCAAGTTATACAGAACGCAGAGGTCATGTATTACGGTGGAGAATTACAA GTTTTACTGCCAAAGCCAACAATGTGTCCGGATGAGGTTTACAGAGTGATGTGCTCCTGCTGGAAGAGAGACGAGACGACGAGGCCGAGTTTCAAGGACATCGCTGccttcatgaaaaagattatcgccGATTATCGTCCCACGGCATAA